The DNA sequence GAGTGTGGCTACCTCTCCTGTGATAGCCGACGGCACAAATATATAAAAATAAATATATAGTCTATGTTTTTAGTAGATATTTATTTTTATATTGAGTTTTAGTACCTTGCAGGTATGGAATCATGGAGCGTATTCATACAACAATTTGGCCGGATAACGGACGACGATATTAGTCTGATGAATGAAAAAGCAAAAATCGTCAGCTTGTCCAAAGGCAACTATTTTTCGGAGGCCGGTCGCGTCCCTACACGGGTATGCTTCGTGTTGGAAGGGGTATTACGAGGCGTATATTATACCAGCGACGGATTGCCGGTTACCCGTTGTTTTATTCCGGAAGGAAATCTGGCGGTGGATTACATGAATTTCGAAAGAGCTAGCCCATCTACAGAATACCTCGCCGCCTGCACAGATTGCACGTTGTTGATCTTTTCCAAATCCGACTGGCTCGCATTTTCCGATCTGATTGCCAATTGGGATACCGCAAAAAATAAAATGGTGCAAAGCTGTATGCATTTAAAATCACGCAAAGGACCGGTTATTTCACAAAATGCGACGAACAGATACCTGGAATTTATGCAAAACTATCCTGGATTGATCAATCGCGTCTCGCTGGCCGACATCGCCTCCTACCTAGGCATTACGTTACCCTCGTTGAGCCGAATTCGAAAAAACATCCGATAAGACTCTTTTTAACAAATGGTAAAAAATTTTCTTTTTATCCATGGCACTTTTGTTCGATACAAAAGAAGAATATGAAAAAAGCATTTATTACAGGAGCTAACAAAGGTATTGGCTTCGAAACAGCCAAAGAGCTTTTAAAAGCTGGTTTTTACGTTTACTTAGGTAGCCGCGACCTAGGCTTGGGCCAGGCGGCAGTCGATCGACTAAATGCAGTGGGTTTTGATCAGGTAACCCCTATTTCATTGGACGTAACAGACGAGGCATCGATCCGGGAAGCGCGCCAAAGAATCGGTGACGAAACCGATGTGTTGGATGTATTGATTAACAATGCGGGAATCAACGGAGGCACGGCGCCCTTCACGGTTTTAGAGGCGACTGCTTCGGAATATTTAGCGGCATTCCACACTAATGTGGTGGGTACTGCTGAGGTGACCAAGGCATTGATGGATCTATTGAGAAAAGCTCCTGCCCCACGTGTGGTTAATGTGAGCACGAGCGTAGGGTCATTGACTTTGCAGAGCAATCCAGATTGGCCAGCCTACCACTACGCGAAATATGGGGTTTATGCAACCTCTAAAGCGGCATTGAATATGTATACAATCCATTTAGCCTATGAGTTACGAGACACCGCATTTAAGGTAAACGCCGTATGCCCAGGTTACACCAGCACCGATTTCACCGGGCACCAGGGCGATGATGTTGGCGTGGCAGCTAAACGTATCGCTAAATATGCACTCATCGGTGAGGATGGGCCGACCGGCAAGTTCTTTAGTGAGGAAACGAATCCGATAACGGGGGAAATAGCCTGGTAGAGGGGATAGGACTACCTTATGGTCAAAAGCAACTCTTAGGTATTCTGCCATGCATATATCTTACAGTCTAACCGAGGCGGTATCGGAAAAGATCACAGCGATTTCATCTTACTGGATACGGCTGAGATAACAAAACGCCTTGCTTTGGTTTTCGTAGAATCACACTATTCTCATCCAGATCCTCTTCGATACTACCCGGTTCAATTGTTGCGTATGTTAAATTGAATTTTTCTGTGGCACCATCACTGCGCGTCCATTCTACGATTTTACAATGGCATGCCGCATTTTCGGGTGTATTCACAATCGTACGAAGTTCTCCAATGTCACTTAATTTGGTGTAAATATTTCTTGCTCCGATGAGATCATTGTTGTCATCAGACTCGAAACTCCAAGTGGATGAAATGGCATACATGACGCTATCTCCTGGAGCTAATTTTGCTAGGGAGTGACTTGGATTTACCAATGAACCATCTGCAGATCGTGCTACAAAGGAGTGGATTGATAATATGCCTGGTGAAGTAAATTCTACATAACCACTATGATTAATCGTGGCTCCGTGCCGTTCAAGCAGTAGGCGGTTTCCTACTTTTTTGATGGTCATAATATTATTGGCGTAACGACGATATCTGTTTGCTTCGTTAGACCTTGCCTGCGGAGCTCCGGTTTGATACATCCAAATGCCTGTTATGCTCGCTATCTCGTCATCCGAAGGTTGATACGATGTCCACATTTCGTTTCCTGCTTTATCATAATGGGACACCAATAGATAGATCGTAGATAGCGTAAATAGACCAAGAATGAGGAGAAGTAAAATCAAAAACCTTCTTGATGAAGGCTTCTTTGTTAGGGTTGAATCGGCCAATTTTTCCGTATTCGTAACAAGTAAATTATTATCTACTGGATTTTTTTCGAACCCCAATCTTCCTACCCCATACAAATAGATGTAACAGGCATCCACTAACTGCGGGCGTGGCTTTTTTACCAGTCCAAAATACACATCTTTGATCTGTCCTCCAGTAAGATCATATTGTCGGTGAGGATACTGTAAGTTCAGCTCCTTATCATTAGGTACTGGATACTCCTGATGCTGTTTTTCTTGAGCTGTAAAAGGGAGTTCGTTACTAATCAGACTCAGTTGCTGTGCTATAGCAGCGTAATTTTCACGATTCGTATTACAAACAATGACTTGACCGCTCGCCTCCTCAAATTTTACTATAACTTTTCTAATAAGGTAATGTACTTCTTCTTTACCGGTCAGTATCTCCATAATGCCCTCTCCAATTGCTTTCCGACGAATTTCCGAAAAAATATGGCTTTTCGGAAATATAGATATTAAAAAAATTAACCTTCGGAATAAATATCGTTTCATTATTTAAGAACGAGGTATCTAGTTTTGAGAACTATCCTCCGGGATAAAAAGATAACCATTCTATAAACTTTAAGTACGTATTTCTATGCTAAGTATTATTGGTATTGTCATGCTCGTATCAATCGTTGCATTGATGATGAGTAGATACTTCTCTCCTTTTGTTGTGTTGTGCACTATTCCTATAGTGGCTGCGCTTGTAGCCGGCTTCGATCTTTCTCAGATCACCGAATACTACAAAGCCGGTGTTGCAAAAGTATTCGAGATTGCCATTATGTTTATTTTCGCCATCATTTTTTTTGGGATTATGAACGACATCGGGTTATTCAACCCACTCATATCCAAAGTACTAAAACTCACAAAATCTAACAGAATTGCCATCACCTGTGGTACCGTCCTTATTGCGGCGGTGGTGCACCTTGATGGATCGGGAGCCGCTACTTTTTTGATTACTATACCTGCATTACTCCCACTGTATAGAAGGCTCAATATGAACCCTTACTTATTGCTCACGCTAATCGCTATTAGTGCCAGTATCGTCAACTTGATTCCATGGGCTGGACCTACCGGCCGTGCAGCAATCGTGCTCGGGATGCAACCAACTGATGTGTGGAAGCCTCTTATCCCGATACAATTAATCGGAATATTTTTTATGGTGGTGATCGCTTACATTTTTGGCTTACGTGAACAACGGCGTGCTGCCTTAAACCCGCCACTTCACGAAGCCTATGCATCAGAAACAGGCATTACAGCCAAGAGTATTATCCCTAACATAAATGGTATGAAAGCCCCGTTATGGATTAATTTTACTTTAACCGTAATAGTGATTTCAAGCCTATTTTTCGATGTCGTCCCTTCTAGTTTGGTCTTTATGATCGGAACAAGCATAGCGCTTATTCTAAATTATCCGGCGAAAAAGATGCAACTGGATGTTTTACAAAAACATGCTCCGGCAAGTTTGTTGATGGCCATCATCATTGTATCAGCAGGAGTTTTATTGGGCGTATTGAATGGTACGGGCATGTT is a window from the Sphingobacterium sp. lm-10 genome containing:
- a CDS encoding Crp/Fnr family transcriptional regulator, with translation MESWSVFIQQFGRITDDDISLMNEKAKIVSLSKGNYFSEAGRVPTRVCFVLEGVLRGVYYTSDGLPVTRCFIPEGNLAVDYMNFERASPSTEYLAACTDCTLLIFSKSDWLAFSDLIANWDTAKNKMVQSCMHLKSRKGPVISQNATNRYLEFMQNYPGLINRVSLADIASYLGITLPSLSRIRKNIR
- a CDS encoding SDR family NAD(P)-dependent oxidoreductase; translated protein: MKKAFITGANKGIGFETAKELLKAGFYVYLGSRDLGLGQAAVDRLNAVGFDQVTPISLDVTDEASIREARQRIGDETDVLDVLINNAGINGGTAPFTVLEATASEYLAAFHTNVVGTAEVTKALMDLLRKAPAPRVVNVSTSVGSLTLQSNPDWPAYHYAKYGVYATSKAALNMYTIHLAYELRDTAFKVNAVCPGYTSTDFTGHQGDDVGVAAKRIAKYALIGEDGPTGKFFSEETNPITGEIAW
- a CDS encoding citrate:proton symporter translates to MLSIIGIVMLVSIVALMMSRYFSPFVVLCTIPIVAALVAGFDLSQITEYYKAGVAKVFEIAIMFIFAIIFFGIMNDIGLFNPLISKVLKLTKSNRIAITCGTVLIAAVVHLDGSGAATFLITIPALLPLYRRLNMNPYLLLTLIAISASIVNLIPWAGPTGRAAIVLGMQPTDVWKPLIPIQLIGIFFMVVIAYIFGLREQRRAALNPPLHEAYASETGITAKSIIPNINGMKAPLWINFTLTVIVISSLFFDVVPSSLVFMIGTSIALILNYPAKKMQLDVLQKHAPASLLMAIIIVSAGVLLGVLNGTGMLEAMSHDLLTILPDSAIPHLHLIIGFLGLPLELILSTDATYFALFPVILEVTTQYGVDPLTAMHVMMVGNIVGTFISPLSPALWLALGLTGLDLGKYLKYAFFYTWAFSIILIAMLYIFNIV